In Flavobacterium sp. CBA20B-1, the following are encoded in one genomic region:
- a CDS encoding restriction endonuclease subunit S — translation MSKLDELLQGVDIEWLPLDDIASFRRGSFPQPYGNSEWYDGEESMPFVQVNDVGFNMKLVEKTKNRISKKAQPKSIFVPENTVIVTLQGSIGRVAITQYDSYVDRTLAIFEKYKKEIDIKYFAYQLEAKFNIEKDRARGNIIKTITKEDFKKFQIPIPCPDNPEKSLEIQQEIVRVLDDLTSLTNQLTTELETERQSRKKQFEFFREQLFRFEEGEAEWKEIKDIFSIKRGKRLIKSELLNIGKYAVFQNSMKPLGFYNEYNVKSDTTFIISAGSAGEIGFSNNDFWAADDVYYFISPKNIINKFLFYFLLNNKYKIQKKVRRSSVPRLSRDSFEKILFPIPSLEEQERIVKLLDQFDATHTAIEEEISKEIKLRTQQYEYYREKLLSFPQN, via the coding sequence ATGAGCAAATTAGACGAGTTATTACAAGGAGTTGATATTGAGTGGTTGCCTTTGGATGATATTGCTAGCTTTAGAAGAGGCTCTTTTCCTCAACCATATGGAAATAGTGAATGGTATGATGGAGAAGAATCTATGCCTTTCGTTCAGGTTAATGATGTTGGGTTTAATATGAAACTTGTTGAAAAAACTAAAAACAGGATTTCTAAAAAAGCTCAACCAAAAAGTATTTTTGTACCTGAAAATACAGTAATAGTTACTTTACAAGGTAGTATAGGTCGAGTAGCTATAACACAATATGATTCGTATGTAGACAGAACGTTAGCAATATTTGAAAAATATAAAAAAGAAATAGATATAAAATATTTTGCTTATCAGCTTGAAGCTAAATTTAATATTGAAAAAGATAGAGCAAGAGGTAATATTATAAAGACAATTACAAAAGAGGATTTCAAAAAATTTCAAATCCCAATCCCTTGCCCTGATAATCCAGAAAAATCTCTTGAAATCCAACAAGAAATTGTTCGTGTTTTAGATGATTTAACTTCTTTAACCAACCAATTAACAACCGAATTAGAAACCGAACGCCAAAGCCGTAAAAAACAATTCGAGTTCTTTCGTGAGCAGTTGTTTAGATTTGAGGAGGGTGAAGCAGAATGGAAAGAAATTAAAGATATATTTAGCATTAAAAGAGGCAAAAGACTTATAAAGAGTGAATTATTAAATATAGGAAAATATGCTGTTTTTCAAAATAGTATGAAACCTTTAGGATTTTATAATGAATATAATGTAAAATCTGATACAACATTTATCATTAGCGCAGGTTCAGCGGGTGAAATTGGTTTTAGTAATAATGATTTTTGGGCAGCAGATGATGTTTATTATTTTATCTCACCGAAAAACATTATTAATAAATTTCTATTTTATTTTCTTTTGAATAATAAATATAAAATTCAAAAAAAAGTGAGACGTTCTAGTGTTCCACGTTTATCTAGAGATAGTTTTGAGAAAATTTTATTTCCAATTCCCTCACTAGAAGAACAAGAACGCATTGTAAAACTCTTAGATCAATTCGATGCAACACATACAGCTATTGAAGAAGAGATTTCAAAAGAAATCAAACTAAGAACTCAACAATACGAATATTACCGAGAAAAGTTATTAAGCTTTCCTCAAAACTAA
- a CDS encoding type I restriction-modification system subunit M, translated as MTNTAQRAELQAKIWKIANEVRGSVDGWDFKHFVLGTLFYRFISENFTNYIEGGDESVNYAKLTDDIITPEIKDDAIRTKGYFIYPSQLFCNVVDKAHKNSNLNTDLKAIFTDIENSANGYESEQDIKGLFADFDTTSTRLGNTVEDKNKRLAAILKGVAELNFGSFEDSQIDLFGDAYEFLISNYAANAGKSGGEFFTPQNVSKLIAQLAMHKQTTVNKIYDPAAGSGSLLLQAKKHFDNHIIEDGFFGQEINHTTYNLARMNMFLHNVNYDKFNIQLGDTLTDPHFIDDKPFDAIVSNPPYSVNWVGSDDPTLINDDRFAPAGVLAPKSKADFAFVLHALNYLSSKGRAAIVCFPGIFYRGGAEQKIRKYLVDNNFVETVISIPANLFFGTSIGVNILVLSKHKSENTTQFIDATGEDFFKKVTNNNMLEDVHIEKIMQLFDSKENVEHVAVTVDNAKIAENDYNLSVSSYIEAVDTREVIDIKVLNTELTETVNNITTLRTAIDNLIKEIEG; from the coding sequence ATGACAAATACAGCCCAAAGAGCAGAATTACAAGCTAAAATCTGGAAAATCGCCAACGAAGTACGTGGCTCAGTAGACGGATGGGATTTCAAACACTTTGTGTTAGGAACTTTATTCTATCGTTTCATAAGTGAGAATTTCACGAATTATATAGAAGGCGGTGACGAAAGTGTAAACTATGCAAAATTAACAGACGACATCATCACACCAGAAATCAAAGACGATGCTATTAGAACAAAAGGATATTTCATTTATCCAAGTCAATTGTTTTGTAATGTAGTCGATAAAGCACACAAAAATTCAAATTTAAATACAGACCTAAAAGCGATATTCACAGATATTGAAAACTCAGCGAATGGATACGAGTCTGAACAAGATATCAAAGGATTATTCGCAGATTTTGATACAACAAGTACACGTTTAGGAAATACCGTAGAAGATAAAAACAAACGTTTAGCGGCAATCTTAAAAGGAGTTGCTGAACTAAACTTTGGTAGTTTCGAGGATAGTCAAATCGACTTATTTGGGGATGCGTACGAATTTTTAATTTCTAACTATGCAGCAAATGCAGGGAAATCGGGTGGTGAATTCTTTACACCTCAAAATGTATCGAAATTGATTGCGCAATTAGCGATGCACAAACAAACTACGGTGAACAAAATCTACGATCCTGCCGCTGGTTCGGGTTCTTTGTTATTACAAGCTAAAAAACACTTTGATAACCATATTATTGAGGATGGATTCTTTGGGCAAGAAATCAATCATACGACATACAACTTAGCGCGTATGAATATGTTTTTGCACAATGTCAATTACGATAAATTCAACATCCAATTAGGAGATACATTAACCGATCCTCATTTTATTGACGATAAACCATTCGATGCCATTGTATCTAATCCACCTTATTCGGTAAATTGGGTTGGTTCGGACGATCCAACGTTAATAAACGACGATCGTTTTGCACCTGCTGGGGTATTAGCACCAAAATCAAAAGCAGATTTTGCCTTTGTCTTACATGCCCTTAATTATTTATCAAGCAAAGGACGTGCAGCTATTGTATGTTTCCCTGGTATTTTCTACCGTGGTGGAGCAGAACAAAAAATCAGAAAATACTTGGTAGATAACAACTTTGTAGAAACAGTGATTAGCATACCTGCAAATTTATTCTTTGGGACTTCGATTGGGGTAAACATCTTAGTGTTGTCAAAGCACAAATCTGAGAATACCACACAATTTATCGATGCAACAGGGGAAGATTTCTTCAAGAAAGTAACCAATAACAACATGTTAGAAGATGTGCACATCGAGAAGATCATGCAGTTATTTGATTCGAAAGAAAATGTAGAACATGTTGCTGTAACGGTTGATAATGCAAAAATCGCAGAAAACGACTACAACCTTTCGGTAAGTTCGTATATAGAAGCAGTAGATACACGCGAAGTGATAGACATAAAAGTCTTAAATACCGAGCTAACAGAAACTGTAAACAACATTACAACCTTACGTACAGCAATTGATAACCTAATTAAAGAAATCGAAGGATGA
- a CDS encoding recombinase family protein, with the protein MTIGYARVSTKDQNLQNQIDLLNQHKCEKIFSDVASGVKEDRKGLLELLEFARPGDTILVYKNDRIFRSLKNMVDLIETFNQKKIHFKSITEPEFDTQSANGKFLLQIFSAVAEFERNLISERTKHGLEGARRRNETLGRPKGISKETLEKYQYAKHLYDNKKLSIEKACKQAGISKTTFYRVERSGI; encoded by the coding sequence ATGACAATTGGATATGCGAGGGTATCAACAAAGGATCAAAATTTACAAAATCAGATAGATTTACTCAACCAACACAAATGTGAAAAGATATTCTCAGATGTTGCTAGTGGAGTGAAAGAAGATCGTAAAGGGTTATTAGAACTTTTAGAGTTTGCTCGACCTGGTGATACTATTTTAGTATATAAAAATGATCGTATTTTTCGCTCGCTTAAAAATATGGTGGATTTGATTGAAACCTTCAATCAAAAGAAGATTCATTTCAAATCTATAACAGAACCCGAATTTGATACGCAGTCAGCTAATGGTAAATTTTTGCTTCAGATATTTAGTGCTGTAGCAGAGTTTGAACGTAACCTAATCAGCGAACGAACCAAACACGGTTTAGAAGGAGCAAGAAGGCGGAATGAAACGTTAGGTAGACCTAAAGGTATTTCTAAAGAAACTTTAGAAAAATACCAGTACGCAAAGCACCTTTACGATAATAAAAAACTAAGTATTGAAAAGGCTTGTAAACAAGCTGGAATAAGTAAAACTACTTTTTATAGAGTGGAGAGGAGTGGTATATAA
- a CDS encoding PIN domain-containing protein has translation MIHSVRYKAVLDTNVIFPIVIRDLLFWFAHYDLYTPKWSKIIFDEWKSVMIRKGVESSQAEKRINIANLAFPDALVLNYEGLIDTLSLPDKDDRHVLAAAIKVNANIIVTNNLKDFPDDYLDSFGLKAVCADDFLTDIIDLNPKIALQAFKDLVLNRKNPAMDEFQVLESFRKNGLNQTADYLHALL, from the coding sequence ATGATTCATAGTGTTCGATACAAAGCAGTTCTTGATACCAATGTAATATTTCCTATCGTGATTAGAGATTTATTATTTTGGTTTGCTCATTATGATTTATATACCCCAAAATGGAGTAAAATCATTTTTGATGAATGGAAATCTGTAATGATTCGAAAGGGAGTAGAATCTTCACAAGCAGAGAAGCGGATAAACATAGCAAATTTGGCATTTCCCGATGCTTTAGTATTAAATTATGAAGGTTTAATTGATACTTTAAGTTTACCTGATAAAGATGATAGACATGTATTAGCAGCTGCTATTAAAGTCAATGCCAATATTATTGTAACTAATAACTTGAAAGATTTTCCAGATGATTATTTAGACTCTTTTGGATTGAAGGCAGTTTGTGCGGATGATTTTCTTACGGATATCATTGATTTAAATCCAAAAATAGCCCTTCAAGCTTTTAAAGATTTGGTATTAAATCGCAAAAACCCGGCAATGGATGAATTTCAAGTATTAGAAAGTTTTAGAAAAAATGGATTAAATCAAACAGCAGATTATTTACATGCTTTATTGTAA
- a CDS encoding helix-turn-helix domain-containing protein — protein sequence MEALDYIKRPTKKEQRVAIESYSALSSILSQLKKDDTEIEIEETNDRIKIPFKALKLLSEILKSMSEGNPISIVPIATEVTTQKAAEILGCSRPHLVKLLEQGEIDFTMVGRHRRILFEDVIKYKNEMKQKQKKHIIDIMNFDDEIGLYDS from the coding sequence ATGGAAGCATTAGATTATATAAAAAGACCCACTAAGAAAGAACAACGAGTGGCTATTGAATCTTATTCAGCACTTTCTTCAATTTTATCACAATTGAAGAAAGATGATACTGAAATAGAAATCGAAGAAACAAACGACAGAATTAAAATACCTTTTAAAGCTTTAAAACTTTTAAGTGAAATTTTAAAGTCAATGAGTGAAGGAAATCCAATTTCTATTGTACCTATTGCAACGGAAGTCACTACTCAAAAAGCAGCTGAAATATTGGGTTGTTCAAGGCCTCATTTAGTTAAACTTTTAGAACAAGGCGAAATTGATTTTACAATGGTTGGAAGACATCGTCGTATTTTATTTGAAGATGTAATCAAATATAAAAACGAAATGAAGCAAAAACAGAAAAAGCATATCATTGATATTATGAACTTTGATGATGAAATAGGTTTATATGATTCATAG
- a CDS encoding Y-family DNA polymerase, with protein MYALVDCNNFYASCERVFNPQLRHKPIVVLSNNDGCVVARSNEAKALGIPMGAPAFEYKKLFQDNNVNVFSSNYALYGDMSNRVTRILRKYTPDLEVYSIDESFLQFKGFENYDLVSYAKEIRKEVLKNTLIPTCIGIAPTKALTKVANKIAKKYPQLEGVYAIDSEEKRIKALRWLAIEDVWGIGRQFAKKLKAKGVNKALDFTNLPDEYVRKEFTVVGLRLKKELEGISAMELEDVKTKKNIATTRSFDKTYEDKAYLQERIATFAATCAEKLRNQHSNCQIVTVFIFTNRFQENKPQYYQSINVTIPFPTNSSIEIIKYAKIGLDAIYKEGYAYKKAGVIVSGITPESEKQFNLFEDEHPKHRKLMNVMDQINFKYGVKKLKIGSQALDKTWKMRQDLLSPNYTTKWNDILTIQ; from the coding sequence ATGTATGCTTTAGTAGATTGTAATAATTTTTACGCAAGCTGTGAAAGGGTGTTTAATCCTCAATTACGGCATAAGCCAATTGTTGTGTTAAGCAACAATGATGGCTGTGTTGTTGCACGTTCTAATGAAGCCAAAGCATTAGGTATTCCAATGGGAGCACCCGCTTTTGAATACAAAAAGTTATTTCAAGATAATAATGTAAATGTATTTTCATCAAACTACGCTCTGTATGGCGATATGAGTAACCGTGTAACTCGAATCCTTAGAAAATATACACCTGATTTAGAAGTTTATTCGATAGATGAAAGCTTTTTACAATTCAAGGGATTTGAAAATTATGATTTAGTATCGTATGCAAAAGAGATACGGAAAGAAGTGCTTAAAAACACTTTAATTCCAACGTGTATTGGAATTGCCCCCACAAAAGCATTAACTAAAGTAGCCAATAAAATAGCTAAAAAATATCCGCAATTAGAAGGTGTTTATGCTATAGATTCCGAAGAAAAACGAATAAAAGCTTTGCGTTGGTTAGCTATTGAAGATGTATGGGGTATTGGTAGACAATTTGCTAAAAAATTAAAGGCAAAAGGAGTAAATAAAGCATTAGATTTTACAAATCTTCCTGATGAATATGTCCGAAAGGAATTTACTGTAGTTGGTTTACGACTAAAAAAGGAATTAGAAGGCATATCTGCTATGGAACTTGAAGATGTAAAAACAAAAAAGAATATTGCTACGACAAGATCTTTTGATAAAACCTATGAAGATAAAGCCTATTTACAAGAGCGCATTGCTACTTTTGCTGCAACTTGTGCAGAAAAATTACGAAACCAGCACAGCAATTGTCAAATTGTAACTGTTTTTATTTTTACGAATCGATTTCAAGAAAATAAGCCACAGTATTATCAATCGATCAATGTAACCATCCCCTTCCCTACTAATTCATCTATTGAGATTATTAAATATGCAAAAATTGGATTAGATGCTATTTATAAAGAAGGTTATGCTTATAAAAAAGCAGGAGTTATAGTTAGTGGAATAACTCCGGAAAGTGAAAAACAATTCAATTTATTTGAAGACGAGCACCCCAAACATCGAAAATTGATGAATGTTATGGATCAAATTAATTTTAAATATGGAGTTAAAAAATTAAAAATTGGTTCTCAAGCATTAGATAAAACATGGAAAATGCGTCAAGATTTATTAAGTCCTAACTATACAACGAAGTGGAATGATATACTTACAATACAATGA
- a CDS encoding LexA family protein, translating into MITFKKAPYFGTELENLTIHAEGEKKYVQVYGGVRAGFPSPAEDFLSDRISLDERYLSKVESTFVNRVKGLSMYPEYLENDIIIIRSDYYPIDGDDIVVSINSSEYTLKRYDKPNNRIVALNSDYAKSVKIDEDDEVIILGVVDALIRDKKKRNI; encoded by the coding sequence ATGATTACATTTAAAAAAGCACCCTATTTTGGAACTGAATTAGAAAATCTAACCATCCATGCAGAAGGAGAAAAAAAATATGTCCAAGTATATGGAGGAGTTCGTGCAGGTTTTCCTTCTCCAGCAGAAGATTTTTTAAGTGATCGTATCAGTTTAGACGAACGATATCTGTCTAAAGTAGAAAGTACATTTGTAAATCGTGTGAAAGGATTATCTATGTATCCCGAATATTTAGAAAACGATATTATCATCATACGTTCCGACTATTATCCTATAGATGGTGATGATATTGTAGTTTCTATTAATAGCTCCGAATATACATTAAAACGATACGATAAACCAAATAATCGCATAGTGGCTTTGAATAGTGATTACGCAAAAAGCGTAAAAATTGATGAAGATGATGAAGTAATAATATTAGGTGTGGTAGATGCTTTGATCAGAGATAAAAAGAAAAGAAATATATAA
- a CDS encoding histone H1, whose amino-acid sequence MKNLLEQLNTEFEAFNSDAQLQIEKENKSAGTRARKSSLALEKLLKEFRKLSLEESKK is encoded by the coding sequence ATGAAAAATCTTTTAGAACAATTAAACACAGAATTTGAAGCATTCAACTCAGACGCTCAATTACAAATTGAAAAAGAAAATAAATCAGCTGGAACAAGAGCGAGAAAATCATCTTTAGCTTTAGAGAAACTTTTAAAAGAATTTAGAAAGTTATCTTTAGAAGAATCTAAAAAATAA
- a CDS encoding topoisomerase C-terminal repeat-containing protein, which translates to MKRVGTCPICNKGQLLEFEDKFQCNFVENNKQLCNFFIYKSYSKKIITPEMLFDLLHNYETKYYSDFVDDKGEKFEAALKIVHGYINYKFRNQIVDDLRCINCDGEILRTKQGWGCENYFNRKCGMFIYRSYSGITMTEDNVRLLVTGNSTPFLNFTSKQGIHFQAKLFVNDSTFQVQFDYSLGDCPKCSGTVLKMEKFFGCTHYLSDIKCDFIIWPSIFGYNLSFDDIEILLRGDQTDIKSFRWKDKEFQGRLSLDENFKCKVL; encoded by the coding sequence ATGAAACGAGTTGGTACATGTCCCATTTGCAACAAAGGGCAGCTTTTAGAGTTTGAGGATAAATTTCAATGTAATTTTGTTGAAAACAATAAGCAGTTGTGTAATTTTTTTATTTATAAATCTTATTCGAAAAAAATTATTACTCCAGAAATGCTATTTGACTTGCTTCACAATTACGAAACAAAATATTATTCAGATTTTGTGGACGATAAAGGCGAAAAATTTGAAGCTGCATTAAAAATTGTACACGGTTATATCAATTATAAGTTTCGAAATCAAATTGTAGATGATCTTAGATGTATTAATTGTGATGGCGAAATTCTAAGAACAAAGCAAGGTTGGGGATGTGAAAATTATTTTAACCGAAAATGTGGAATGTTTATTTACCGTTCTTATAGTGGAATTACAATGACTGAAGATAATGTACGATTATTAGTTACTGGCAACTCAACTCCTTTTTTAAATTTTACTTCAAAACAAGGCATTCATTTTCAAGCAAAACTTTTTGTAAATGACAGTACTTTTCAAGTCCAATTTGATTACTCTTTAGGAGATTGTCCGAAGTGCAGCGGTACTGTATTGAAAATGGAGAAATTCTTTGGCTGTACTCATTACTTATCAGATATTAAATGTGATTTTATAATTTGGCCCTCTATTTTTGGCTATAATTTATCTTTTGATGATATCGAGATCTTACTTAGAGGAGATCAAACTGATATTAAATCTTTTAGATGGAAAGATAAAGAATTTCAGGGTAGACTTTCATTAGATGAAAACTTTAAATGCAAAGTGTTATAA
- a CDS encoding ParA family protein, whose protein sequence is MAKIILFTHQKGGVGKSTLSYNVANLLNQDAKVGLIDWDYQGTLLQVKDLNDQLTYIDVDRKINKIPHEDFDFIIIDTPPYLFEEIHSLVQQADLIVIPTQASINDLLAIDKTVQIIKDNNAVDRSLIVFNRIKANSSLKDRLTENFNELDVPIANTVINDYDAITNSIVTKGVEGKHKASNQLQNLTRELMIKLLSNG, encoded by the coding sequence ATGGCTAAGATCATTTTATTTACTCATCAAAAAGGTGGCGTTGGGAAAAGCACATTATCTTACAATGTTGCAAATTTACTCAACCAAGACGCTAAGGTTGGTTTAATTGATTGGGATTATCAAGGTACTTTACTCCAAGTAAAAGACTTAAATGACCAGCTGACATATATAGATGTAGATCGTAAAATTAATAAAATCCCACATGAAGATTTCGATTTCATTATTATTGATACACCCCCTTACCTATTTGAAGAAATTCACTCTTTAGTACAACAAGCTGATTTAATTGTAATACCAACGCAAGCGAGTATCAATGATCTATTAGCTATTGATAAAACCGTTCAGATTATTAAAGATAACAATGCTGTAGATCGATCTTTAATCGTTTTTAATAGAATTAAAGCTAATTCATCACTTAAAGATAGATTAACTGAGAATTTTAATGAGTTGGATGTTCCTATTGCTAACACAGTAATCAACGACTATGATGCAATTACTAATAGCATTGTAACCAAAGGAGTTGAAGGGAAACACAAAGCAAGTAATCAACTTCAGAATTTGACAAGAGAATTAATGATTAAACTTTTAAGTAATGGCTAA
- a CDS encoding zincin-like metallopeptidase domain-containing protein — MINKNCRTIKYYFIMETNVKTPQAKRTVKTTEKSQAQTTKNNYNDLFFSSIIEQLENVEEKHWQHFLKENVSFMPANRLSLQSYTRLNQFILALDMLINKRSNCYYATFNQITKSKGKIKKGSKSLPIQYFSYDIRHKETEERIQLADFKALDSTKQKEYRVKSFMKYYRVFHTDNIENINDCEFPIIADVELIELDDCAENFINGLIETKNLSLQHLVQGEAYYTPGKDEIHLPKPQYFKNKGAYYSTVFHEIIHWTGHKDRLNRLDQDFEDGRNKYAFEELVAELGSLLFSLEFNYSEQFINSIIYLKSWLKHTAEEKKHQILEEAFSYANKAINYLKL; from the coding sequence ATGATTAATAAAAATTGTAGAACTATTAAATATTATTTTATTATGGAAACAAATGTAAAAACTCCCCAAGCAAAAAGAACCGTTAAAACAACAGAAAAGAGCCAAGCTCAAACTACAAAGAATAATTATAACGATTTGTTCTTTAGTTCAATTATTGAACAACTGGAAAACGTAGAAGAGAAACATTGGCAACATTTTTTAAAAGAAAATGTATCTTTTATGCCTGCTAACAGACTTTCTTTACAATCTTACACACGATTAAACCAATTTATATTGGCACTTGATATGTTGATTAATAAGCGTTCAAATTGCTATTATGCGACTTTTAATCAGATTACTAAATCAAAAGGCAAAATTAAGAAAGGTTCAAAGTCATTACCAATACAATACTTTAGTTATGATATTAGACATAAAGAAACGGAAGAACGTATTCAACTTGCTGATTTTAAGGCTTTAGATAGCACAAAACAAAAAGAATATCGAGTAAAAAGCTTTATGAAGTATTATCGTGTATTTCATACGGATAACATTGAAAATATAAATGATTGTGAGTTTCCTATTATTGCTGATGTTGAACTCATAGAACTTGATGATTGTGCCGAAAATTTTATTAATGGTTTAATTGAAACCAAAAATTTATCATTACAACATTTAGTACAAGGCGAAGCGTATTATACTCCTGGAAAAGATGAAATTCATTTACCCAAACCGCAGTATTTCAAAAATAAGGGTGCATATTATTCAACTGTTTTTCATGAAATTATTCATTGGACAGGACATAAAGACCGATTAAACCGTTTAGACCAAGATTTTGAAGACGGTAGAAATAAATATGCTTTTGAAGAATTGGTTGCGGAATTGGGTTCGTTATTGTTTTCGTTAGAATTCAATTATTCAGAGCAGTTTATTAACTCAATTATTTATTTAAAAAGTTGGTTAAAGCATACAGCCGAAGAGAAAAAACATCAAATTTTAGAAGAGGCTTTTAGTTATGCGAACAAAGCAATAAATTACCTTAAATTATAA
- a CDS encoding transposase, translating into MKIGEVLPDVGYSSGMSLQYCEHKKLDAWIPNFEKYPPKSFFLIQKKIDMNAFRKEGTRLICLLNEQQQPLYDKMHKKLIRNKAYHRRLVKRRSSTVEPVLGTLINFFNMKRINSRGMAQANNHVVMSSLSDNLKKHLRFIFKILHVLAQVFSLKQGNSLVFVKPVQPNVKRFSFS; encoded by the coding sequence ATGAAAATTGGTGAAGTTTTACCAGATGTAGGTTACAGTAGTGGTATGAGTTTGCAATATTGTGAGCACAAAAAATTGGATGCCTGGATCCCTAATTTTGAAAAGTACCCCCCGAAAAGTTTTTTTTTAATACAGAAGAAAATCGATATGAATGCGTTCAGGAAGGAGGGAACAAGGCTCATTTGCCTTTTAAATGAACAGCAACAACCTCTTTACGACAAAATGCATAAAAAACTGATCCGAAACAAAGCGTATCACCGCAGATTGGTTAAACGTCGATCAAGCACAGTGGAGCCAGTATTAGGTACGTTGATCAACTTTTTCAATATGAAGCGCATCAATAGTCGTGGGATGGCTCAGGCAAACAACCATGTAGTAATGTCAAGTTTATCGGATAACTTGAAGAAACACTTGCGTTTTATATTTAAAATACTCCATGTTTTAGCCCAAGTTTTCTCCTTAAAACAAGGTAATAGTTTGGTTTTTGTAAAACCTGTCCAACCCAACGTAAAAAGGTTCAGTTTTAGTTAA